The Stenotrophomonas sp. ZAC14D1_NAIMI4_1 DNA segment GTTCATCGTGCACCTGCAGGATCATCCGCGCCGGGGCGCCACTGTCGTGCAGCCACTGGTCCACCGACACCATCGCCCGCTTGATGATGTCCGCGGCGGTGCCCTGCATCGGCGCGTTGATCGCCGCGCGTTCGGCGCCGGCACGCAGGCCCTGGTTGCGGGCATGAATGTCATTCAGGTACAGGCGGCGGCCGAACAGGGTTTCCACATACCCCTGGTCACGCGCCTGCTGGCGCATCCGCTCCATGAAGTCACGCACGCCCGGATAGCGGCTGAAGTACAGCGCCACATAATCCTGCGCCTGGCCACGGTCGATGCCCAGGTTGCGGGCCAGGCCAAAGGCGCTCATGCCGTACATCAGGCCGAAGTTGATGGCCTTGGCGGCGCGGCGCTCGTTGGGTGTCACCTCTTCCAGCGTGCGCCCGAACACCTCGGCGGCGGTGGCACGGTGGACGTCGGCGCCCTGCTCGAAGGCACGCACCAGGCCCGGGTCCTCGGACAGGTGGGCCATGATCCGCAGCTCGATCTGCGAATAGTCGGCTGCCAGCAGCTGGAAGCCCTCCGGCGCGACGAAGGCACGGCGGATGCGGCGGCCATCCTCGGTGCGGATCGGAATGTTCTGCAGGTTCGGGTCCGACGAGGACAGGCGGCCGGTGGCGGCGCCGGACTGGTGATAGCTGGTGTGCACCCGGCCGGTGTCCGGGTTGACCATCTCCGGCAGCTTGTCGGTGTAGGTACTGCGCAGCTTGGCCAGGCCGCGGTATTCCAGGATCACCCGCGGCAGCTCGTGCTGGTCGGCAATCGCCTCCAGCGCTTCCTCGTTGGTGCTGGGCTGGCCCTTCGGGGTCTTCACCACCGCCGGCAGCTTCAGCTCGTCGAACAGCACCGCCTGCAGCTGCTTGGGCGAATCCAGGTTGAAGCTGCGCCCGGCCAGCTCGGTGGCCTTCTGCTGCGCGGCCAGCATGCGCGAGGACAGGTCGTGGCTCTGCCGGCGCAGCTCATCGGTATCGATGCGCACGCCGTTGGCTTCGATGCTGGCCAGCACCGGCACCAGCGGCATCTCGATGTCGCGGTACACGCTGTCCAGCGCCGGTTCGGCCAGCAGCTGCGGCTGCAGCGCATGGTGCAGGCGCAGGGTGATGTCGGCGTCCTCGGCCGCATAGCGGCTGGCTTCGTCGATGCCCACCTGCGAGAACGGGATCTGCTTGGCGCCCTTGCCGGCCACGTCCTCGAACTTGATGGTGTTGTAGCCCAGGTAACGCAGGGCCAGCGAATCCATGTCGTGGCGGGTGGCCGTGGAATTGAGCACGAAGCTCTCGAGCATGGTGTCGTCGTGGTAGCCCTGCACGTCCACGCCGTGGCGGCGCAGCACGTGCAGGTCGTACTTGCCGTGCTGGCCCAGCTTCTGCTTCGCCGGGTCCTGCAGCACCGGGCGCAGCGCATCCAGCACCTGCTGCAACGGCAGCTGGGCCGGCGCACCCGGATAGTCGTGGCCGACCGGAATGTAGGCGGCCTTGCCCGGCTCGACCGCCAGGCTGATGCCGACCAGGCGCGCGCGCATGGCATCCAGCGCATCGGTTTCGGTGTCGAAGCTGATCAGCGTGGCCTGCTGCACGCGCTCCACCCAGGCCTGCAGCTGTTCGGCCGTCAGTACCGTTTCGTACTCACCGGGCGCGGACAGCGCCGGGTCGATCCCGGCGGCCGGCGGCGCTTCGGCGCTGCCCCGGGCGAAGCCGGCGGCGGTGCCGCGCAGGCTCGGGGTGGCTTCACTGGCGGCGGCCGGTGCCGGCAGCGGGCCGCCCAGCTCCTTCAGCGCCTGGGTGAAGCCATAGCGGGCATACAGCTCGGTCAGCACCGGAACGTCCTGCTCGCGCAGGGCCAGGGTGGCCGGCGAAGCGTCCAGCTCGACGTCGGTGCGGATGGTCACCAGCTCGCGGTTCAGCGGCAGGCGCTCCAGCGCGGCGCGCAGGTTCTCGCCGATCTTGCCCTTCATGGTCGGCGCGGCAGCGATGACGCCGTCCAGGTGCTGGTACTCGGCCAGCCACTTGGCGGCGGTCTTCGGGCCGCACTTCTCCACGCCGGGCACGTTGTCCACGGTGTCGCCCATCAGCGCCAGCAGGTCGATGATCTGGTCGGCGCGCACGCCGAACTTGTCCATCACCGCCGCGTCCGAATCCATGCGGCTGCCGGTCATGGTGTTGACCAGTTCGATGCCCGGCCGCACCAGCTGGGCAAAGTCCTTGTCACCGGTGGAAATGGTCACCTTCAGGTCCTGCGCCACGCCCTGCAGGGCCAGCGTGCCGATCACATCGTCGGCTTCCACGCCGGGGATGCGCAGGATGCTGATGCCCAGCGCTTCGACGATGCGGCACATCGGCTCGACCTGGCTGCGCAGTTCATCGGGCATGGGCGGGCGGTTGGCCTTGTACTGGTCGTACAGGTCGTCGCGGAAGGTCTTGCCCGGGGCATCGACCACGAAGGCGACGTAGGCCGGGCGCTCCTTCAGCGTCGAGCGCAGCATGTTGACCACGCCGAACAGCGCGCCGGTGGGCTCGCCCTGTGCATTGGACAGGGGCGGCAGCGCGTGGAACGCGCGGTACAGGTAACTGGACCCGTCGATCAGGACTAATCTGCTCATGCGACGATTCTACGCGCCCGTGCCTGCACCGCGGCGACACGGCCGCGACGCGTCGATGGGGCATAATCAAGGTCCGATCGATGCGAAGGCCCTGCCGATGAAGACCCTGATGCTGGCTTCCCTGCTGCTGCTTGCTGGCTGCGCCAGCATGGGCGGTGCAGGCGCTCCCCCGGTGGACGTGAAGGGCGCCGATGTATCCAGCCGCACCATGGGCAACGGCGATGTCATCGAGGAGTACCGCGTGTCCGGCCAGCTGCGCATGGTCAAGGTCACCCCGTCGCGCGGCGCACCGTTCTACATGTACGACAAGAACGGCGATGGCCGCATGGACAACGACAAGGACGGCGTCTCGCCGGTGTACTGGAAGCTGTACAGCTGGTGATGCATCCGCGGCCGGCTCCGGCACCGCAGCCGGTCGATTGATAGGTTCCCGACGCATCTGCCGGTTGATCCCATGACAGGCCCCGGAGGTGGGCCGGGATCACGCTGCCATGAACCTGCAACAGGCCACCCCTTCGGTGGTTGCATCACTTGCCGCCGACCTGCGCCGCAGCAGCGCACGCCAGCGCGTCACCTGCGGCGGCACGGCCGACCCGCGCCTGCTGCGCATCGTCGATTACATCGATGCCCACCTGGGCGACTGCGAGCTGGGCGAGCAGATGATCTGCGACGCGTTCGCGATGTCCCGCTCCACGGTCTACCGGCTGTTCCAGGCCCACGGCGGGGTGGCGCGCTACATCCGTGAATGCCGGGCCTGGCTGGCGCACCGCCACCTGGCCCGGGAGCCGGGCTGCCGCCTGACCTGGCTGCTCTATGAAGTCGGCTTCGCGTCCGAGCGCCAGTTCCAGCGCGCGTTCCTGGCGCAGTTCGGCATGTCGCCGGCCGACTGGCGGCAGGCCTGCCGGCAGCGCGCACGGGGCTCGCTGCTGTCCTGAGCGGACCCGCTGGGACGGCCTGGAGGAAGTGGGTGCCGGCACGCATCCTGCGTACCGGCACCAGGTCCCCTCCCCGGGAACGCGCGGATCAGTGGATGTTGATCAGCGGATGACCAGTACCGGCAGGGTGCTGCGTGCCAGCACTTCGGCCGTCTGGCTGCCCAGCAGCACGCGGGTCACCCCGCGGCGACCATGCGAGGTCATCACGATCAGGTCGCTGTTGCGCTCGCCGGCCGTCTCGATGATGCCGTCGGCGGCGTAGCGGTCCAGCACATGGATGGGGTTGGCGCGGATGCCCTGCTCGGCGGCCTTGGCCAGCGCCGGCTGCAGCACCTTCTGCGCACCTTCCTCGCGGTCGGCCTTGTATTCGGGGCTGTTCATGTAGCCCACGCTCCAGCCCATGGCGTCGTACATGCCCACCGCCCACGGCTCGGAGACCGTCACGATATCGACCTCGGCGTTGAGATCCTTCGCCAGTTCCAGGCCCTTGGCCAGGCCCTTGTCGGACAGCTCGGAGCCGTCGGTGGCGATCAGGATGCGGGTGTACATGGTGGGCCTCCTTGGCGGGGTGCCAGTTGGGAACATCACCATTGCACACCGGATGTGCACGCCGCGCCTTGAGCAGGATCAATCCTGGCGCGGGATTGATGCCCGTGCCCATCGGCAGCGCCGGGCCATGCCCGGCGGCGTGTTCAGGCCTCGACGGTGACCCGCCAGCCCCCTGCATGCGGCTGCCAGTCGAATTCCACCGGCAGGAATTTCTCGATCAGGCGCGCGTTGCTGGCCAGGTGGTCGCTGATGACGTGGGTGGTGAAGCTGCCGCCCCCGGCCAGGGCCATCGGCAACAGCAGCTGGTCGGACAGGTACTCGCCGACCCATGCGCCACCGCTGAGGTAGGTGCGTACCTGGCCAGCCAGGCGTGCGCCCACCTGCTCGGCCGACACACCGCGCTCGCCGTGGCCATCGAACACTTCCACGTGGTCGCCGTGGCGCACGCGCACCATCGCCACGTTGCCCGGGCCCAGTGCCGGCCGCACCGACTGCACGTGGCGCGGGTGCGCGTCGACGCCGAGCTCATCGGCCAGCACCTGCAGTTCGCGCAGGCCGATGCTGCTGGACAGGCCGGACATCACCACCTGCGCCTGCATCGAATCCAGTGCCGGGCGCTGCTCCATGCACGGCACCTGCAACGTCCCGCACGGCTGCACCTGCAGCTCGATCACGCCGCCGCCGGCCGGGTGGAAGCCGTGCTGCAGCAGCTGCATCGAGGCCTGCACGCCCATCCGCGCCAGTGACGGCAGGTAGCTGTCGGCGATGAAATCTGCGCTGGGCGCCAGCGGATTGTGGGTGCCGCCTTCCAGGCGCAGCCGCGACGGCCCCTGCGCGCGCCACAGCGCCGGCAGCACGGTCTGAAGGACCAGGGTGGCCGAGCCGGCACTGCCGGTGGCGAAGTGATACTCGCCAGCGCTCACCACGCCCGGCTCGAAGCGCAGCGAGGTCGCGCCCAGCGTGGCACCGTGCGTGCAGGCGTTGCCGACCCGCGCGGCGGCATTCACCGCGGTCAGGTGCTGGCGCATCAGCCCGGGCTTGCGGCGGATCGCGCGGATGTTCTGCAGGGTGAAGCCGATGCCGGTGCACAGGCTCAGGGTCAGGGCCGAGCGCAGCAGCTGTCCGCCGCCGTGCCCGCCATCAAGTTCGATCATGTCCATCTGTTCTGTTCCTCCATGCCTGCGGTTTCGTCTGCAGGCCGTCCTGCCGCGCGCGGCGCAGTGTACGCCGCGCGCGGCCCGCTTCATCCCTTCACGCACACCACCTGGCGCAGCGTGTGCACGATCTCGACCAGATCGCGCTGGGCCTCCATCACCGCCTCGATCGGCTTGTAGGCCGCCGGCGATTCATCCACCACCTCCGCATCCTTGCGGCATTCCACGTGCGCGGTGGCCTTGGCGTGCTCATCCACGGTGATCAGCTTGCGCGCCTGGGTGCGGCTCATCACGCGCCCGGCACCGTGGCTGCAGCTGTGGAAGCTGTCCTCGTTGCCCAGCCCGCGCACGATGAAGCTCTTGGCACCCATGCTGCCCGGGATGATGCCCAGCTCGCCCTTGCGCGCACTCACCGCGCCCTTGCGGGTCAGCATCACTTCCTTGCCGAAGTGCACTTCGCGGTTGACGTAGTTGTGGTGGCAGTTCACCGCCTCGGCCTGGGCCTCGAACGGCTTGCTGATGACCGTACGCACGGCCGCCACCACGTTGCGCATCATCACCTCGCGGTTCATGCGTGCGAAGCGCTGCGCCCATTCCACCGCGAACACATAGTCACCGTAGTGCTGGCTGCCCTCGGGCAGGTACGCCAGGTCCTGGTCGGGCAGGTTGATCATCCAGCGGCGCATTTCCTGCTTGGCCAGTTCGATGAAGTAGGTGCCGATGGCATTGCCCACGCCACGCGAACCGGAGTGCAGCATGAACCACACGCGCTGGTCCTGGTCCAGGCACACTTCGACGAAGTGGTTGCCGGTGCCGAGGGTGCCCAGGTGCTTGAGGTTGTTGGTGTTCTTCAGGCGCGGGTGGCGCTCGCAGATCAGCGCGAAGTCATCGACCAGCTGCTTCCAGCCTTCGATGGCCAGCTCCGGCGGCGTGTCCCAGCTGCCCTTGTCACGGCCGCCACGGGTCACGCTGCGGCCATGCGGCACGGCCCGCTCGATCGCGCTGCGCACCGTCGACAGGTTGTCCGGCAGGTCGCTGGCATCCAGCGTGGTGCGCACGGCCATCATGCCGCAGCCGATGTCCACGCCCACCGCAGCCGGAATGATGGCGCCGACGGTCGGCACCACCGAGCCCACGGTTGCCCCCTTGCCCAGGTGCACGTCGGGCATCACCGCGATCCACTTATGGATGAACGGCAGCCTGGCGATGTTCTGCAGCTGCTCGCGTGCCTGGTCTTCCAGCGGCACGCCGCGCGTCCACAGCTTGATGGGTGCAGCGCCCGGCTGCTGGATCACGTCACGGTTCAAGGTGGTCATGGTGATGTTTCCTTTCATCCAATACAAAAACAAAGAAGGTGCGGTGACAAAGATGGCCGAACATTCCGGGACTTGAACCCGACCCTGAAGGGCTACCGATGTAGTTCGGCCTGCATTCCCCGCGCAACGAAAGCGAAGGTGCCGGCAGCACGACGAGGGGTGGAGGAACATCCTGCTCTACCACTGAGCTACCGCTGTGTTGCCACAGCGGGCGGGGCTCGAACCCGCGACCCGGAGCTTAGAAGGCTGTAGTTCCTCCGGCATTCGCAGTGCCGGCGTTGAAACAGGTGCGGTGACAAAGAGGGGTGGAACATCGTCTCCCCACAACCGGCAGGACACGCGGGATTCGAACCCGACCCCGAAGGGACAACCCATGTAGTTCCACCAGCATTCACCGCGAAAAACGTGAATTCCCGGTCCTGCCCGGCTGGCCCCATTGCCAGCCGGGCGGTCCCTGGCGACATCCTTGCCGCCGTCCAACATCGTGTTTACAGCGGCATGTCCTCGATGCGCTCGACCCAGCCGCTGCCATCGCCCGGCGCCTGCGCGAACTGCGCCAGCAGGTCGAACACCGCATCGCTGAAGCCGCCGATATGCAGCACGTCCTCGCGCTGCACGGTCTGGCTGCTGGCTACCGGCTGCAGGTCGATGCACACCAGCCGTGCCTGCGGGCAACGCTGCTTCAGCGCATCCCAGGCCTGCATCGTGGCCGTCGCGCCGCCCCTGCGGGTGTCACGCCAGCTTTCGTTGTCCGACACCAGCACCACCAGGTCGACCTGCTCGCGACGATGGTTGAGGTGTTCCAGCGGCGCACTGACCGAGGTACCACCGCCATTGATCGCCAGCTGCGCCGCCAACGTCATCACGCTGTCGCGCGGGTTCAACCGCACCGGGCGCACCTCGGTGTCGAACGGCAGCACCGTGGCCAGCGGCTGGCCGCGCAGCACGCAGGCCGCGATCAGCGCCGCCACGTCCACGCAGCGCACCGCCGAGCTGGCGCCCTTGCGGTAGCCGGTCACCGGCCACTGCATGGAACCGGACACGTCCACCGCCACCACCACCCGGCCTGGCAGCACCGGCACCTGCGCCGTGGCCGTTTCCATCGCGTCCTGCAACGCTTCCGGAATCTGCTGCGGCAGGCGGGCGCTGGCCTGGTAGGCCATCAGCAGCTGGTACGGCATCACCCGGGCGCGGCGCACCTGGGCCGGATCACGCAGCCGCGCTGCGATCACCGACACCATCGCCGGGTCATCGAACACGCCGTTGCGGGCGAACGTGTTGAGGTTCATCCGCATCGACTGCCACGACGCACTGCGCGCCAGCGCCGACCACTGCGCCGCATCCAGCGGCAGCGTGCTGAAGTACTGGAACGGCAGGTCCGGCGGCAGTCCACGCGGGTCACGCTTGAACGCCTCGTAGGCCTGCACCAGCGCCGGCAGCTGCGCCTCTTCGTACGGGCGACCGACAATCCACGCATACAGCGCCTTGCGCTCGGCATCGGCCGGCTTCGGGTGCACCATGCGGATCAGGTCGGCCAGCGACGGCTGCTGGCCGATGGCCGCACGCACCAGGGTTTCCGCCGATGCCTGCTGGATCCACTCGCGTACCAGGCGCTTCGGCAGCGACCCCAGCGACCGGCGGCCGACCTGGCCGCTGCGCATGATCTGCACGAAGGTGCGCAGCTGGCGGCCGTTGTCGACCACCCGCGGGAACACCCGGACGAAAGCCTCCGGGTCTCGCAGGCTGAGCACGGCCAGCAGCAGCGCCGGCATGTCCTTCATGTGCGCCACCTGGCGGGCATAGACCGCCGTGCGGGCAATGAAGCGCGGCTCGACCTGCGCGGTCAGCGCCAGCACCTGCTGCAGCTGTGTGTCGGCAGCGCTGTAGAACGTGTTGTTGAGGCAGCCGGTGGCCGCATACAGGGCCAGGGCAGCGCGCGGGTCACGGCGGTAGGCCAGGCCACCGGCTTCATTGACGGTGGTGGCCGGCGGCAGTGCCGGGGCACGCGGGGTGGAGAAGAGCGTCAGGTTGGCCATCGTGGTGTCCTCGGCGGGAACGGCCCGCTTCGTGTCTTGGGATGGATTGAGCAATGGCCGTGCCAACTTTTTCCATGACGCATCAACTCATTGTTTTTTCTGGATTTCGCCCGATCTCTGACGTAACACCCACCCATTGACCGCACTGAATGTATATATTCAGCGCGCGTCTTTTATAGGAATGGATATGTCACGTCGACAGGTAGTCTTCGGCATGCTCGGCACCCAGCTCGACGCGGGCGAGGGTCCGGGTCGTTGGCAGAAATGGCGTCCCACGGTGTCGCTGGGCATGCATGAGGACTTCCTGCCCGACCGCATCGAGCTGCTGCTGGACGAGCGCCGCTACGCCAAGCTTGCCCGCGTGGTCTGCGAGGACCTGCAGCAGATGGCGCCCGGGCTGGAGGTGCGGCGTCACGACACCTACCTGGCAGATCCCTGGGAGTTCGAAGGGGTCTACTCGACCCTGCACGACTTCCTGGCCAGCTATCCGTTCCAGCCGGAGGAGGAGGACTACTACGTCCACATCACCACCGGCACGCACGTGGCGCAGATCTGCTGGTTCCTGCTCACCGAGAGCCGGCATTTCCCCGGCCGCCTGCTGCAGACCTCGCCGCCGCGCAAGCAGGACGGCGCGGCCGGCAGCTACGCGGTCATCGACCTGGACCTGTCGCGCTACGACCACATCGCGCAGCGATTCGCCCAGCAGCAACTGCAGGACCGCGACCTGCTGAAGAGTGGCATCGCCACGCGCAATGCGGCGTTCAACGCGATGATCGCGCAGATTGAAACCGTGGCCACGCGCTCGCGCGCGCCGATGCTGCTGATGGGCCCCACCGGCGCAGGCAAGAGCCAGCTGGCCAAGCGCGTGTTCGAGCTGAAGAAGCTCAAGCACCAGCTGCCCGGCCGTTTTGTCGAGGTGAACTGCGCCACCCTGCGCGGCGACGGCGCAATGAGCACGCTGTTCGGACATACCAAGGGCGCGTACACCGGCGCCTCGTCCGACCGCGCCGGGCTGCTGCGCTCTGCCCACCAGGGCCTGCTGTTCCTGGATGAGATCGGCGAGCTGGGCCTGGACGAACAGGCCATGCTGCTGCGTGCGCTGGAGGAGAAGCGCTTCCTGCCCGTGGGCAGCGACCGCGAGGTGGAAAGCGAGTTCCAGCTGATTGCGGGCACCAACCGCGATCTGCAGCACTCGGTGCTGGAGGGCAGCTTCCGCGAAGACCTGCTGGCGCGCCTGAACCTGTGGACCTACCACCTGCCCGGCCTGGCCCAGCGCCGGGAGGACATCGAGCCCAACATCGAGTTCGAGCTGCAGCGCTGGTCGCAGCAGCAGCATGCGCAGGTGCGCTTCAACGTGGAGGCACGCACGCGCTACCTGGCGTTCGCCACCAGTGCCGAGGCGGCCTGGCGCGGCAATTTCCGCGATCTGGGGGCATCGATCATGCGACTGGCGACGTTGGCCAACGCCGGGCGCATCCAGATCGAAGGCGTCGATGATGAGATCGCGCGCCTGCGCCAGCAATGGCGCGGCGGCCAGGCGCCGTCAGCGCTGGAGGCGCTGCTGGGCCCGGCCGTGGATGAGCTGGACCGCTTCGACCGCGTGCAGCTGGAAGAGGTGGTGCGGGTCTGCGCGCACTCAAAGTCGCTGTCAGCGGCCGGCCGCGAGCTGTTTGCGGTGTCGCGCACCCAGCGCGCCAGCACCAACGACGCCGACCGCCTGCGCAAGTACCTGGCGAAATTCGGCCTGGACTGGGAGCAGGTGCGGCGCCCGGCGGGGCCGTAGCGCCGCGCTTGCCCGGCCGCCGGCCGCGGCGCATGATGGCCGCGCGGCACGCCGCCGCCATCGGGGAGCACGCGCATGCAGGACCGCAAGCCGCCATCAAAGGTCACCCCACGGGCCATCGTGCTGGCTGTCGCCGCCGCATTGGTGATGTTCTATGGCGGCTACCAGGTGGGCAAGCAGCTGGCCCTGCGCG contains these protein-coding regions:
- the polA gene encoding DNA polymerase I, coding for MSRLVLIDGSSYLYRAFHALPPLSNAQGEPTGALFGVVNMLRSTLKERPAYVAFVVDAPGKTFRDDLYDQYKANRPPMPDELRSQVEPMCRIVEALGISILRIPGVEADDVIGTLALQGVAQDLKVTISTGDKDFAQLVRPGIELVNTMTGSRMDSDAAVMDKFGVRADQIIDLLALMGDTVDNVPGVEKCGPKTAAKWLAEYQHLDGVIAAAPTMKGKIGENLRAALERLPLNRELVTIRTDVELDASPATLALREQDVPVLTELYARYGFTQALKELGGPLPAPAAASEATPSLRGTAAGFARGSAEAPPAAGIDPALSAPGEYETVLTAEQLQAWVERVQQATLISFDTETDALDAMRARLVGISLAVEPGKAAYIPVGHDYPGAPAQLPLQQVLDALRPVLQDPAKQKLGQHGKYDLHVLRRHGVDVQGYHDDTMLESFVLNSTATRHDMDSLALRYLGYNTIKFEDVAGKGAKQIPFSQVGIDEASRYAAEDADITLRLHHALQPQLLAEPALDSVYRDIEMPLVPVLASIEANGVRIDTDELRRQSHDLSSRMLAAQQKATELAGRSFNLDSPKQLQAVLFDELKLPAVVKTPKGQPSTNEEALEAIADQHELPRVILEYRGLAKLRSTYTDKLPEMVNPDTGRVHTSYHQSGAATGRLSSSDPNLQNIPIRTEDGRRIRRAFVAPEGFQLLAADYSQIELRIMAHLSEDPGLVRAFEQGADVHRATAAEVFGRTLEEVTPNERRAAKAINFGLMYGMSAFGLARNLGIDRGQAQDYVALYFSRYPGVRDFMERMRQQARDQGYVETLFGRRLYLNDIHARNQGLRAGAERAAINAPMQGTAADIIKRAMVSVDQWLHDSGAPARMILQVHDELVFESEAGFTEELRKNVIERMSQAAQLRVPLVVDTGVGVNWDEAH
- a CDS encoding DUF2782 domain-containing protein — protein: MKTLMLASLLLLAGCASMGGAGAPPVDVKGADVSSRTMGNGDVIEEYRVSGQLRMVKVTPSRGAPFYMYDKNGDGRMDNDKDGVSPVYWKLYSW
- a CDS encoding AraC family transcriptional regulator; translated protein: MNLQQATPSVVASLAADLRRSSARQRVTCGGTADPRLLRIVDYIDAHLGDCELGEQMICDAFAMSRSTVYRLFQAHGGVARYIRECRAWLAHRHLAREPGCRLTWLLYEVGFASERQFQRAFLAQFGMSPADWRQACRQRARGSLLS
- a CDS encoding universal stress protein is translated as MYTRILIATDGSELSDKGLAKGLELAKDLNAEVDIVTVSEPWAVGMYDAMGWSVGYMNSPEYKADREEGAQKVLQPALAKAAEQGIRANPIHVLDRYAADGIIETAGERNSDLIVMTSHGRRGVTRVLLGSQTAEVLARSTLPVLVIR
- the rtcA gene encoding RNA 3'-terminal phosphate cyclase encodes the protein MDMIELDGGHGGGQLLRSALTLSLCTGIGFTLQNIRAIRRKPGLMRQHLTAVNAAARVGNACTHGATLGATSLRFEPGVVSAGEYHFATGSAGSATLVLQTVLPALWRAQGPSRLRLEGGTHNPLAPSADFIADSYLPSLARMGVQASMQLLQHGFHPAGGGVIELQVQPCGTLQVPCMEQRPALDSMQAQVVMSGLSSSIGLRELQVLADELGVDAHPRHVQSVRPALGPGNVAMVRVRHGDHVEVFDGHGERGVSAEQVGARLAGQVRTYLSGGAWVGEYLSDQLLLPMALAGGGSFTTHVISDHLASNARLIEKFLPVEFDWQPHAGGWRVTVEA
- a CDS encoding RtcB family protein encodes the protein MTTLNRDVIQQPGAAPIKLWTRGVPLEDQAREQLQNIARLPFIHKWIAVMPDVHLGKGATVGSVVPTVGAIIPAAVGVDIGCGMMAVRTTLDASDLPDNLSTVRSAIERAVPHGRSVTRGGRDKGSWDTPPELAIEGWKQLVDDFALICERHPRLKNTNNLKHLGTLGTGNHFVEVCLDQDQRVWFMLHSGSRGVGNAIGTYFIELAKQEMRRWMINLPDQDLAYLPEGSQHYGDYVFAVEWAQRFARMNREVMMRNVVAAVRTVISKPFEAQAEAVNCHHNYVNREVHFGKEVMLTRKGAVSARKGELGIIPGSMGAKSFIVRGLGNEDSFHSCSHGAGRVMSRTQARKLITVDEHAKATAHVECRKDAEVVDESPAAYKPIEAVMEAQRDLVEIVHTLRQVVCVKG
- a CDS encoding VWA domain-containing protein; translated protein: MANLTLFSTPRAPALPPATTVNEAGGLAYRRDPRAALALYAATGCLNNTFYSAADTQLQQVLALTAQVEPRFIARTAVYARQVAHMKDMPALLLAVLSLRDPEAFVRVFPRVVDNGRQLRTFVQIMRSGQVGRRSLGSLPKRLVREWIQQASAETLVRAAIGQQPSLADLIRMVHPKPADAERKALYAWIVGRPYEEAQLPALVQAYEAFKRDPRGLPPDLPFQYFSTLPLDAAQWSALARSASWQSMRMNLNTFARNGVFDDPAMVSVIAARLRDPAQVRRARVMPYQLLMAYQASARLPQQIPEALQDAMETATAQVPVLPGRVVVAVDVSGSMQWPVTGYRKGASSAVRCVDVAALIAACVLRGQPLATVLPFDTEVRPVRLNPRDSVMTLAAQLAINGGGTSVSAPLEHLNHRREQVDLVVLVSDNESWRDTRRGGATATMQAWDALKQRCPQARLVCIDLQPVASSQTVQREDVLHIGGFSDAVFDLLAQFAQAPGDGSGWVERIEDMPL
- the rtcR gene encoding RNA repair transcriptional activator RtcR, which codes for MSRRQVVFGMLGTQLDAGEGPGRWQKWRPTVSLGMHEDFLPDRIELLLDERRYAKLARVVCEDLQQMAPGLEVRRHDTYLADPWEFEGVYSTLHDFLASYPFQPEEEDYYVHITTGTHVAQICWFLLTESRHFPGRLLQTSPPRKQDGAAGSYAVIDLDLSRYDHIAQRFAQQQLQDRDLLKSGIATRNAAFNAMIAQIETVATRSRAPMLLMGPTGAGKSQLAKRVFELKKLKHQLPGRFVEVNCATLRGDGAMSTLFGHTKGAYTGASSDRAGLLRSAHQGLLFLDEIGELGLDEQAMLLRALEEKRFLPVGSDREVESEFQLIAGTNRDLQHSVLEGSFREDLLARLNLWTYHLPGLAQRREDIEPNIEFELQRWSQQQHAQVRFNVEARTRYLAFATSAEAAWRGNFRDLGASIMRLATLANAGRIQIEGVDDEIARLRQQWRGGQAPSALEALLGPAVDELDRFDRVQLEEVVRVCAHSKSLSAAGRELFAVSRTQRASTNDADRLRKYLAKFGLDWEQVRRPAGP